The window GGCCCCACGATCGTGCTGATCACCGGTGGCCGCCTGGTCGGGGACGACGCCGTGGACGTACTGGTGCACCCCGGTGGCACCGACCTGCTGCGGGCTGAGCGGGTGCCGGGCCGTCATGTGCGCGGCGCGGGTGCCACGCTCTCTGCGGCGATCACAGCCCAGATGGCGCGGATCCGGGAGTTCGACCGTGCCGGTGAGCTGGACGAGATCGGGGAGAAGGGTGTTGATGACGACGTCGTCACGATCGTCGCCTCCGCCCGCGAGTTCCTGGCCAGCGCCATCGAGAACGCGGAGGACTGGGAGGTCTCCCGCACCAACGGGCAGGCCTTCGGGCCCGTCAATCACCTGATCACCCTGGACCGGGCCTGATCCACCGCACTGTCAGTCGGGGTTGGTGCCCAGCAGACCGCGGCGCTCCTTCAGCGTGAGCATGCGGCCGGCCGATGCCCGCACCCTTGCGGCCTGCTCCTCCCTGCGGGTCGCCCATTCCTCGATCGCGTCCACCAGTGCGCCGGTGATCGACGGATCGGCGGTCAGCAGAACGTCGCCGCCGGCGTCCAGGAAGCGGGTGGCTCGCTCGGCCACCGGTACCGAGGCGACGGCCTTGGCGGCACCGATGTCGTCGGTGACGGCGAGCCCTTCGAACCCCAGCTGATCCCGCAGCAGGTCGGTGACCACGGCCCGGGAGAACATCGCCGGGGCCTGCCCGTCGATCCGGGCGTAGGTGGCCGAGGACAGCATCACCAGCTCGGCCCCGGCATCGATGCCTGCGGCGAAGGAGTCCAGGAACGGGTCCGCGGCGGTGGTGACCTCATCGAGGATCCCCTCGGCGGAGTGGTCGGTGTTCTGCTCCACCCGGCCCAGGCCCGGGAAGTGCTTGAGGGTGGCGGCGGTGCCGGTCGCATCCAGGGCCTCGACGGCGCCGGCCACGCAGGCACCCACCTGCTCCGGGTCGGTGCCGAACCCGCGATCCAGGCCACCCACCGGGTCGTTGCCCGATCCCAGTTGCGGGTCCACCACATCGGCCACGGGGGACAGCGCCACGGTGATGCCGCGGGCCGCCAGGTCTTCGCCGATGGTCGTGTACGCCTCGCGCACTGCCTCCGGGCCGGTTGAGCCCAGCTCTTTCGCCGAGGGGGTGCGGCGGGCGGCGTCGCCGCGCAGCATCCTCACCTGTCCGCCCTCCTGGTCCACCGCGATCAGCGGCGGCAGCTGCGGGTCCGAGCCCTCGCGGGCCGCGGTCACGATCCCGTCCACCTGGTCGGGGTCGCGCCACACGTCCAGCAGGAAGATCCCCCCGGCGTGGTGCTCGGTGAGCACCTCCGGTGGGATCGAGCCACCGGCCACGATCCCCACCAGCACCAGCTGCCCGGCCATCTGCCGCGGGGTGAGCCTGTCCAGCAGTGCGGTCACCTCCTCGGAAGGGTCCCAGGGCCCGGGTGCCTCCTGGGACGGGGAGGCGTCGCCCCCGTCGGTGCCGTCGCTGCTCGTGCTGGTGGGAGCGTCGGTGCCGGGCCCGGTGGCCTCGGGGCCATCGGGCAGGGCGGGGGTGGAGGTGCCCTGCGGGTCCGTGCCACCGGCACCACAGGCAGCCAGTGCGAGCGCGGG is drawn from Brachybacterium muris and contains these coding sequences:
- a CDS encoding glycoside hydrolase family 3 protein; the protein is MRRRHLLALSPALALAACGAGGTDPQGTSTPALPDGPEATGPGTDAPTSTSSDGTDGGDASPSQEAPGPWDPSEEVTALLDRLTPRQMAGQLVLVGIVAGGSIPPEVLTEHHAGGIFLLDVWRDPDQVDGIVTAAREGSDPQLPPLIAVDQEGGQVRMLRGDAARRTPSAKELGSTGPEAVREAYTTIGEDLAARGITVALSPVADVVDPQLGSGNDPVGGLDRGFGTDPEQVGACVAGAVEALDATGTAATLKHFPGLGRVEQNTDHSAEGILDEVTTAADPFLDSFAAGIDAGAELVMLSSATYARIDGQAPAMFSRAVVTDLLRDQLGFEGLAVTDDIGAAKAVASVPVAERATRFLDAGGDVLLTADPSITGALVDAIEEWATRREEQAARVRASAGRMLTLKERRGLLGTNPD